A genomic window from Candidatus Methylacidiphilum fumarolicum includes:
- a CDS encoding TonB-dependent receptor — protein sequence MKRLFVALTSLWLCVTFTFLFSSFSLAQLNSNNNSEASETNQGLHSPDGNAPNDIPIVKTSSIRKSSTQADPPPTTTISEVNVYAKPELNMQPTSSDIDSVYGIPMNVMDTPRTVTPVNKTLMYASGVNALGGMMNPMALLTVNPTTFGSVMDFMTDAPYILGTQAVPYVNGIELSLTNIMMGNAGLPWNWNMIESFDLLEGPANAVFGQTQGSNGTINYVTKQPYFDKFRGYVYDTTGMYENYIWGLDVGGPINDKLAYRFSYMGTESGSWWQYVHNNEQDFYAALSAKPIENYTADWYFNMEFADASPLGYSGMNRPSNELFQNGLYYTGFLPPSQINSFPPTFPNGMPIPYNQFPGVGLEPVNRRAMLIPPNASQTGYQGMTQLIQRAHIAEGFDIVNNTLVWYTRHRAIQPSYFYDEVVMGDYEVDNRTEIRLQFDTPVGGGSGRKTHWGKKEEKEPEEGLSFSHYVDTGFEWHYQRNVDYVSTSFLNIPNEFDIMNENPLLWDARLTPAWQALVAQQVEVPVPGMPGYYYEPGNGITGTTDSQYWAFAPFMQWNIQFHPKVSLLAGARATTYIVDAVTPPGTPADQFAQFRTTSLAPLFNISPVYRPFPWMTAYFNFNWLYSTAAADMGGFAPVFTENNMRLLDQYMEGGLKFNLFHNKLYLTAAGIRIRLEEGYVALPPVDTHMTAFRFNLNYQPTRHFWARAGFAYMRGTSNFNNLPFGPPETQSYSTGYAFRHNLPLDDAGMFGFGYAPGIWPWAAFPEVVANAMVSYKFDNGFGITISGTWMDATPIFWNYTAWIPAQDYANIQLFYSSKNWELNLYFWNFFNSHYWIPYAAAAGVSPDSGSNSDWVVPGQAFWIQATVAYKF from the coding sequence ATGAAAAGACTTTTTGTTGCTCTTACTTCTCTTTGGCTTTGTGTAACTTTTACTTTTTTGTTTTCAAGTTTTTCTTTAGCTCAGCTCAATTCAAACAACAATTCAGAAGCCAGCGAAACAAACCAGGGATTACATTCTCCAGATGGAAATGCTCCTAATGATATTCCTATCGTAAAAACATCAAGTATAAGAAAATCGAGCACTCAGGCAGATCCGCCCCCAACGACAACGATTTCTGAGGTCAATGTGTATGCTAAGCCTGAATTGAATATGCAACCAACATCTTCTGATATCGATTCAGTCTATGGCATTCCTATGAATGTTATGGATACACCAAGAACGGTAACTCCTGTAAATAAAACATTGATGTATGCCAGTGGAGTCAATGCTCTGGGTGGGATGATGAATCCTATGGCGCTATTGACCGTTAATCCGACCACATTTGGATCTGTGATGGATTTCATGACAGATGCTCCGTATATACTTGGAACTCAGGCTGTTCCGTATGTAAATGGGATCGAACTTTCGCTCACAAACATTATGATGGGCAATGCGGGTCTACCCTGGAATTGGAATATGATTGAATCCTTTGATCTCCTGGAAGGACCGGCCAATGCGGTCTTCGGACAAACACAAGGCTCAAATGGTACTATCAACTATGTGACAAAACAGCCCTATTTCGATAAGTTCAGGGGGTATGTCTATGACACCACTGGCATGTATGAAAATTACATTTGGGGATTGGACGTCGGCGGTCCTATCAATGATAAATTAGCTTATCGGTTTAGCTATATGGGAACCGAAAGTGGAAGTTGGTGGCAATATGTACATAATAACGAACAGGATTTTTATGCGGCCCTAAGTGCCAAACCTATAGAGAATTATACAGCAGATTGGTATTTTAACATGGAATTTGCGGATGCTTCTCCTCTTGGTTATTCTGGAATGAATCGGCCTTCCAATGAGCTTTTTCAGAATGGATTGTATTATACAGGATTTCTTCCACCTTCTCAGATCAATAGTTTTCCCCCTACTTTTCCTAATGGGATGCCTATTCCTTATAACCAATTTCCTGGGGTTGGTCTTGAGCCGGTCAACCGTAGAGCGATGCTTATTCCACCTAATGCATCACAAACTGGTTATCAAGGGATGACACAGTTGATTCAAAGAGCTCATATTGCAGAAGGATTCGATATCGTAAACAACACATTAGTCTGGTACACTCGCCATAGAGCTATTCAGCCTTCTTATTTTTATGATGAAGTAGTAATGGGAGATTATGAAGTTGATAATCGAACAGAGATCAGGTTACAGTTCGATACCCCGGTAGGCGGTGGGTCTGGAAGAAAGACTCATTGGGGCAAAAAAGAAGAAAAAGAGCCAGAAGAGGGTCTTTCTTTTTCTCATTATGTAGATACAGGCTTTGAATGGCATTACCAGAGGAATGTCGATTACGTTTCAACTAGTTTTCTTAACATTCCCAATGAGTTTGATATAATGAATGAAAATCCTTTGCTTTGGGATGCAAGACTCACTCCTGCGTGGCAGGCTTTAGTGGCTCAACAAGTCGAAGTGCCTGTACCTGGCATGCCTGGTTATTATTATGAGCCTGGAAATGGAATCACTGGCACAACTGATAGTCAATACTGGGCATTTGCTCCTTTCATGCAATGGAATATTCAATTTCATCCAAAGGTGAGTCTGTTAGCTGGCGCTCGGGCAACAACCTATATTGTCGATGCGGTGACTCCCCCTGGAACTCCTGCAGATCAGTTTGCCCAATTCAGGACAACCTCTTTAGCCCCACTATTTAATATCAGCCCAGTCTATAGACCATTCCCCTGGATGACCGCCTATTTTAATTTTAACTGGCTTTATTCTACAGCTGCAGCAGACATGGGTGGATTTGCTCCCGTCTTTACAGAGAATAATATGCGTCTTCTAGACCAGTATATGGAAGGAGGATTAAAATTTAATCTTTTTCATAATAAGCTCTATCTGACTGCAGCAGGTATTCGAATTCGTTTAGAGGAAGGCTATGTTGCATTGCCTCCTGTAGATACTCATATGACGGCTTTTCGATTTAACTTGAATTACCAGCCAACGAGGCATTTCTGGGCAAGAGCTGGCTTTGCTTATATGCGGGGCACTTCTAATTTTAATAATCTTCCTTTTGGCCCTCCTGAAACACAATCCTATTCAACAGGTTATGCTTTCAGACATAATCTTCCTTTAGATGACGCTGGGATGTTTGGATTTGGTTATGCTCCTGGAATATGGCCTTGGGCTGCTTTTCCGGAAGTTGTTGCCAATGCAATGGTCAGTTATAAATTTGATAATGGATTTGGGATAACAATTAGCGGAACATGGATGGATGCTACCCCTATTTTTTGGAATTACACAGCCTGGATTCCTGCACAAGACTACGCAAATATTCAGCTTTTTTATTCGAGCAAAAATTGGGAACTTAATCTCTATTTCTGGAATTTTTTCAACAGTCACTATTGGATTCCTTATGCTGCAGCGGCTGGAGTTTCTCCAGATAGTGGATCAAACTCGGACTGGGTAGTACCAGGACAAGCCTTCTGGATACAAGCAACGGTTGCTTATAAATTTTAG
- a CDS encoding nucleotidyltransferase family protein: MRALLLSAGYATRLYPLTLNQPKALLSVAGKPILDYLMDKLFELSSLDEIYVVTNHKFYGHFVEWKHRYTEEALVKFPIVVLDDGSTTEENRLGAIGDIQFTIERMQLQDDLIVLASDNLFCASLTSFVSEAKRKNSPLLGVYNLKDKQLASKYGVVSFDANGKLSYFEEKPQNPPTSWVAMALYFFPKSILSLVKTYLREQKNTDQPGRFIQWLYPQMDVYVWELTGLWFDIGSKETLEAANLAFQ, translated from the coding sequence ATGCGTGCTTTACTTCTATCTGCTGGATATGCCACAAGATTATACCCTCTGACTCTGAACCAGCCTAAAGCCCTTTTGTCCGTAGCTGGAAAACCAATCCTCGATTATCTAATGGATAAGCTTTTTGAACTTTCTTCATTGGATGAAATCTATGTGGTTACTAACCACAAGTTTTATGGGCATTTTGTCGAGTGGAAGCATCGATATACAGAGGAAGCGTTGGTAAAATTTCCGATCGTAGTGTTGGATGATGGTTCAACCACAGAAGAGAATCGACTAGGTGCTATCGGAGATATCCAGTTTACTATCGAAAGAATGCAACTCCAGGATGATCTTATTGTTCTTGCAAGCGATAATCTTTTTTGTGCCTCCCTTACCTCTTTTGTTTCTGAAGCCAAGAGGAAAAATAGCCCCTTGCTAGGTGTTTACAACTTAAAAGACAAACAACTTGCTTCTAAATATGGGGTGGTGAGTTTCGATGCCAATGGCAAACTAAGTTATTTTGAAGAAAAACCCCAAAATCCACCGACAAGTTGGGTAGCAATGGCTCTTTATTTTTTCCCAAAATCGATATTATCTTTGGTTAAAACGTATCTGAGGGAGCAAAAAAATACTGATCAACCAGGTCGATTTATCCAGTGGCTTTATCCTCAAATGGATGTCTATGTTTGGGAATTGACAGGCCTGTGGTTTGATATTGGTAGCAAGGAGACTTTAGAAGCGGCAAACCTTGCCTTTCAATAA
- a CDS encoding TonB-dependent receptor family protein, translating into MKRIYSIPISYPIALTFLFFRISLAQKPQVNQVSLDTNEIPEITVQAITEKSLVVPSEGKAKQELEQVPGAVNFIPASSYRRGRLQGLRDALLNQPGIYIQESWGEPNDYRLSIRGTGLQSPTWTLPSILVLQDGLPWTMADGEMLGFSNIDPLAMQYVQVWRGADALQFGAVDRGGAINFTSYTGYTAPKALAFFEMGSYGFWEGQLASGEVMGKADVYASLSDVAAEGFRAHSAMNDLRLNVNLGYRISPDAENRVYFTYVNQREKLTSTLTEEQMFTNPTFCNPAYTLMDLRRYIDLLRVADRVALRLDPDTSLTLGVVWDNSQFYHPIFTFLHINYNDFALPIQLQGSSTLFGIPETHIIGLLPQGMFGEQTAFAMKFPSPAQGPFSGSSYYIAANVPLYMQESLQLTKQLALIAGMQLDYSLRSAETYNQVPLGPHGPQVFQDNSSSRDYYGINPKLGLLYQATKGVQFYTNFSRVFEPPNFTELIPAVTIIPRGQAMFPLQAETGTSIDIGTRGVWKRLQWDISYYRYWMDDQILLYYPAAVIAQVTNPAAITAPFVAFPFNASPTVLQGVETGFTFILAKRLLPFFLSGTSDLDQLLLNVNFMWSNFRFAHDPVYDHNRLPLFPIDYLQAQLLYQHPSGFYIGPNVEASMTPYPVDYANTLFVPSWAILGFRLGYISPHGWSVYFDARNITNEIYAATATPVTNAMLAGGTAAQAVFYPGLLQAFYGGFQWAW; encoded by the coding sequence ATGAAGCGGATTTATTCCATTCCTATTTCTTATCCTATAGCATTGACTTTTTTGTTCTTTAGGATTTCTTTGGCGCAGAAGCCTCAGGTCAACCAGGTCTCTCTGGATACGAATGAAATACCAGAAATCACAGTTCAGGCGATCACTGAAAAATCTCTTGTTGTACCTTCAGAGGGAAAAGCCAAGCAAGAGCTAGAACAAGTTCCTGGTGCGGTCAACTTTATTCCTGCCTCAAGTTATCGCAGAGGTAGGCTACAAGGCTTGCGTGACGCCCTTCTCAACCAGCCGGGAATCTATATCCAGGAATCCTGGGGAGAGCCCAACGATTACCGGCTATCGATTCGCGGAACAGGGCTCCAGTCACCGACCTGGACACTACCCAGTATTCTGGTTCTGCAGGACGGACTGCCCTGGACTATGGCGGACGGAGAAATGTTAGGCTTTTCCAACATCGATCCACTGGCGATGCAGTATGTCCAAGTTTGGCGTGGAGCCGATGCCCTCCAGTTTGGAGCGGTTGACCGGGGAGGGGCCATCAATTTCACCTCGTATACCGGTTACACCGCACCCAAGGCGCTAGCCTTCTTCGAGATGGGAAGCTACGGATTTTGGGAAGGGCAGCTAGCTAGTGGTGAGGTGATGGGGAAGGCGGATGTCTACGCCTCTCTTTCTGATGTGGCTGCGGAGGGTTTCAGAGCTCACTCCGCAATGAACGATCTTCGGCTCAATGTGAATTTAGGATATCGGATTAGCCCCGATGCAGAAAATCGCGTTTATTTTACCTATGTCAACCAGCGTGAGAAGCTGACAAGCACGCTTACCGAAGAGCAGATGTTCACCAATCCGACCTTCTGCAATCCCGCCTATACCCTCATGGACTTGCGTCGCTATATCGATCTTTTGCGTGTTGCTGACCGGGTGGCACTCCGGCTCGATCCAGACACCTCCCTGACTCTTGGGGTGGTCTGGGACAACTCGCAGTTCTACCATCCTATATTTACATTTTTACACATCAACTACAACGATTTTGCTTTACCGATCCAGCTCCAGGGTAGCTCCACCCTCTTTGGCATTCCCGAAACCCATATCATTGGGCTTCTCCCGCAAGGGATGTTTGGAGAGCAAACGGCTTTCGCCATGAAATTTCCCTCTCCAGCACAGGGTCCCTTTTCTGGAAGCTCATATTACATTGCGGCGAACGTTCCGCTCTATATGCAGGAGAGCCTCCAGCTTACTAAACAACTTGCACTCATCGCAGGGATGCAGCTCGATTACTCCCTGCGCAGTGCCGAGACCTATAACCAGGTGCCCCTCGGGCCCCACGGCCCCCAAGTTTTTCAAGACAACTCCTCGAGCCGGGACTACTACGGGATCAACCCCAAGCTTGGTCTCCTTTATCAAGCGACTAAAGGGGTGCAGTTCTATACCAATTTCAGCCGGGTCTTCGAGCCACCAAACTTCACTGAACTGATTCCAGCGGTCACCATCATTCCTCGAGGTCAAGCAATGTTCCCCCTTCAGGCGGAAACAGGGACCAGTATCGACATAGGCACCCGAGGTGTATGGAAACGGCTCCAGTGGGATATCTCTTATTACCGCTATTGGATGGACGACCAGATCCTCCTCTACTACCCAGCCGCTGTCATTGCGCAAGTGACCAATCCTGCTGCAATCACCGCCCCATTCGTCGCCTTTCCTTTTAATGCGAGCCCGACCGTTCTCCAGGGGGTCGAGACCGGCTTTACCTTTATCCTTGCCAAGCGTTTGCTCCCATTCTTTCTTTCTGGTACTTCTGATTTGGATCAGCTCTTGCTCAATGTCAACTTTATGTGGAGTAACTTTCGCTTCGCCCATGATCCAGTCTATGATCATAACCGATTGCCACTTTTCCCCATAGATTATCTGCAGGCACAACTATTATACCAACATCCTTCTGGCTTTTACATTGGTCCTAATGTAGAGGCCTCTATGACGCCGTATCCTGTGGATTATGCCAACACGCTGTTTGTGCCTTCTTGGGCCATTTTAGGGTTTCGTTTAGGGTATATCTCTCCACATGGTTGGTCTGTTTATTTCGATGCTCGGAACATCACAAACGAAATTTATGCAGCCACGGCAACGCCGGTAACCAATGCCATGCTTGCAGGAGGAACCGCTGCACAAGCAGTTTTTTATCCAGGGCTACTTCAAGCTTTCTACGGGGGGTTTCAATGGGCCTGGTGA
- a CDS encoding HPr family phosphocarrier protein yields MEPEAKESDSEKTSFSPVVREVLVQNKLGIHARPAAMFVKIANRYESDIKVEKDGEEVNGKSIMGVMLLAASMGSKLKITAVGPDAQQAVEALVNLVNNKFGENQ; encoded by the coding sequence ATGGAACCTGAAGCGAAAGAATCGGATTCTGAAAAAACGAGCTTTTCTCCTGTAGTGCGTGAAGTACTTGTTCAAAACAAACTAGGCATTCATGCAAGGCCTGCGGCCATGTTTGTAAAGATAGCTAACCGCTATGAGTCAGACATCAAAGTGGAGAAGGATGGCGAAGAAGTCAATGGGAAAAGTATCATGGGGGTGATGTTGTTGGCAGCTAGTATGGGTTCTAAGCTTAAGATTACAGCTGTTGGCCCTGACGCACAACAGGCTGTTGAAGCACTGGTCAATCTCGTGAATAATAAGTTTGGAGAAAATCAATAA
- the ptsP gene encoding phosphoenolpyruvate--protein phosphotransferase: protein MEEFKETLLEGCPASPGLSFGSALILQEEHEIIRERKIEPHEIRSELEKFEKAILQTKEDLLKAKASLCGMGLTVEESLFDVQILALEDDMILQAVKEKLERDLVCVEAVYQNIIRSFIAGLNKVGEDEYLRERAIEIRDVAKRVLKKLKGEEGSLQILDSPRILIADFLMLSDLVSLDLRHVSGIVTEDRSRTSHAVILARSQGIPAIVGIQGILHKVINGQTVLIDGFKGILLVNPSPERIAMIKEKTLPSSYLELSDHKILHQLAESLDGKKVYVSANIEFPEDIPVMTKSGADGIGLYRTEFLFLKANHPPSEEEQYEAYRNAAVHAKPHQVVIRTLDLGADKIVSYLPWRWMEENPVLGSRGIRVSLKEKEMFKTQLRSILRAAVEGNVAVMFPMITDLTEIIAAKEMIEQTKQELFHQGVPFGEIKCGVMIETPSSCLIAEHLAQTVDFFSIGSNDLIQYTLAVDRMNNNVEYLYQPFHPSVLLLIRMAAEAAHRRNIPIGICGEISSDLYLLPFFLAVGIHRLSMGSVFIPRTKKAIRFLDVDKIKNSLSPLWEAKTSKETFEILKMIAQSYLPSCFFEQ from the coding sequence ATGGAGGAATTTAAAGAAACATTATTAGAAGGGTGCCCTGCTTCTCCTGGATTATCCTTTGGATCTGCTTTAATCCTTCAAGAAGAGCATGAAATTATTAGGGAAAGAAAAATAGAACCTCACGAAATTCGTAGCGAGCTTGAGAAGTTTGAAAAAGCGATTCTGCAGACAAAAGAAGATCTGTTAAAGGCGAAGGCCTCGCTGTGTGGCATGGGATTAACTGTAGAAGAAAGTCTTTTTGATGTTCAGATTTTGGCTCTTGAAGATGATATGATTTTGCAGGCTGTCAAAGAAAAACTGGAGCGTGATCTTGTTTGTGTGGAGGCAGTCTATCAAAACATCATCAGGTCATTTATTGCTGGACTGAATAAGGTTGGAGAAGATGAATATTTAAGGGAAAGAGCGATTGAAATTCGGGATGTCGCAAAAAGAGTTTTAAAAAAACTAAAAGGAGAAGAAGGTTCCCTACAAATCCTTGATTCTCCAAGGATTTTGATTGCTGATTTTCTTATGCTTTCTGATCTGGTTTCTTTAGATCTCCGACACGTCTCTGGAATTGTTACCGAAGATAGGAGCAGAACTTCCCATGCGGTTATTCTAGCTAGGTCTCAAGGCATTCCTGCTATTGTCGGCATTCAGGGTATTTTACATAAAGTGATCAATGGACAAACGGTACTGATTGATGGTTTCAAAGGAATCCTTTTAGTTAACCCTTCTCCAGAAAGAATAGCGATGATCAAAGAGAAAACATTGCCTTCGTCTTATTTAGAATTATCCGATCATAAAATCCTGCACCAACTTGCTGAATCACTAGATGGAAAGAAAGTTTATGTTTCAGCTAACATCGAATTTCCTGAGGACATCCCTGTGATGACGAAAAGTGGTGCTGATGGCATTGGGCTTTATCGGACAGAGTTTCTGTTTCTTAAGGCCAACCATCCCCCATCAGAAGAAGAGCAATATGAAGCCTACCGAAATGCTGCCGTCCATGCTAAACCTCATCAGGTCGTCATTAGAACTCTGGATTTGGGTGCCGATAAAATTGTTTCCTATTTGCCTTGGCGATGGATGGAAGAAAATCCCGTTCTAGGTTCAAGGGGTATTCGTGTTTCTTTGAAAGAAAAAGAAATGTTTAAAACGCAATTGCGTTCGATCCTACGAGCGGCTGTCGAAGGAAATGTCGCAGTAATGTTCCCAATGATAACCGATCTTACTGAAATTATTGCCGCCAAGGAAATGATTGAACAAACAAAACAAGAACTTTTTCATCAAGGGGTACCCTTTGGAGAGATCAAGTGTGGGGTAATGATTGAGACCCCTTCTTCCTGTTTAATCGCAGAGCATCTTGCTCAAACGGTTGATTTTTTCAGCATTGGAAGCAACGATCTCATTCAATATACGCTAGCGGTTGATAGGATGAATAATAATGTTGAATATTTATACCAACCTTTTCATCCATCCGTGCTACTTTTGATTCGCATGGCTGCAGAGGCGGCTCATCGAAGAAATATTCCGATTGGAATCTGTGGGGAAATATCAAGTGATCTCTACCTCTTACCATTTTTTCTTGCAGTAGGGATCCATCGACTTAGTATGGGTTCTGTTTTTATTCCAAGAACGAAAAAAGCGATTCGTTTTTTGGATGTTGATAAAATAAAAAATAGTCTATCTCCACTATGGGAGGCAAAAACCTCTAAAGAGACATTTGAAATTTTAAAAATGATTGCTCAGTCTTATTTGCCCTCCTGTTTTTTTGAACAGTAG
- the murD gene encoding UDP-N-acetylmuramoyl-L-alanine--D-glutamate ligase: MTEAIRDYFLGKKILIWGLGLEGRATLEFLLAHLPETFFFVSDSNPAALKAIQSPWIGQIEEEDLFSCMESFNVIVKSPGIRTSHLAIEPSIKEKIVLQTDLFLQFWPGITIGITGSKGKSTTTSLIHHLLKTNGLEAYIGGNIGVPPFHLIPFASEKAIAVLELSSYQLEYCRHSPSIAIWLNLYQEHLNYHGSFEAYSLAKSNIARFQSSENFFLYNADNPSLSEFLASIDPMPGKLIAVDDKWQETFDCSRLHLPGEHNKRNALFAALTASLFGISAKKIAESFASFYGLPHRLEYVATIEGVSYYNDSIATVPEATLAGIEAIPNVESLILGGQDRGLPLEGFASKLCQTRNLRNIILLPETGWRIGTFFERKNHKKNIFFAKDLEEAVIIASKFTTKGSSCLFSPAAPSYHRYLNFEKRGEHFKWLVSQLKNI, translated from the coding sequence ATGACTGAGGCTATTCGTGATTATTTTTTAGGGAAAAAGATCCTCATTTGGGGGCTTGGATTAGAGGGAAGGGCCACTCTCGAATTTCTTTTAGCCCATCTTCCTGAAACTTTTTTTTTTGTTAGCGATAGCAATCCCGCAGCTCTAAAAGCTATTCAGAGTCCTTGGATAGGACAAATTGAGGAAGAGGATCTTTTTAGCTGCATGGAAAGTTTCAATGTGATTGTTAAGAGCCCTGGGATTCGCACAAGCCATCTAGCCATAGAACCTTCTATAAAAGAAAAAATAGTGTTACAGACCGATCTATTTCTCCAATTTTGGCCTGGAATAACTATTGGGATAACTGGTTCAAAGGGCAAAAGTACGACGACTTCGTTGATCCATCATCTGCTAAAAACAAACGGGCTGGAAGCCTATATTGGAGGGAATATCGGAGTTCCTCCTTTTCATCTGATCCCATTTGCCTCAGAAAAGGCGATTGCTGTGCTTGAGCTTTCTTCTTACCAATTGGAATATTGTCGACATTCTCCTTCTATTGCCATTTGGCTCAATCTCTATCAAGAGCATCTCAACTATCATGGCTCTTTTGAAGCCTATAGCCTGGCCAAAAGCAACATCGCAAGATTCCAGTCTTCCGAAAATTTTTTTCTCTATAATGCTGATAATCCCTCTTTATCGGAATTTTTAGCTTCTATTGATCCCATGCCCGGAAAATTGATTGCCGTTGATGATAAATGGCAAGAAACATTCGATTGTTCTAGGCTTCACCTTCCTGGAGAACACAATAAGAGAAATGCTCTTTTTGCTGCCTTAACAGCTTCTCTATTTGGGATTTCTGCTAAAAAGATAGCCGAATCCTTTGCTAGCTTTTATGGACTGCCGCATAGGCTCGAATATGTGGCAACCATTGAGGGAGTCTCTTATTATAACGACTCCATTGCTACGGTTCCCGAAGCCACCCTTGCTGGGATCGAAGCCATTCCAAATGTTGAGTCACTCATTTTAGGCGGACAGGATCGAGGCCTTCCTTTAGAAGGTTTTGCTTCGAAGCTTTGTCAAACAAGAAACTTAAGGAATATCATTCTCCTTCCTGAGACCGGTTGGCGAATCGGCACCTTCTTCGAACGTAAAAACCACAAAAAAAATATTTTCTTTGCTAAAGATCTCGAAGAAGCCGTTATCATTGCTAGTAAATTTACCACGAAAGGCTCAAGCTGCCTTTTTTCCCCAGCAGCCCCAAGTTACCACCGCTATCTTAATTTTGAAAAACGCGGCGAACACTTTAAATGGCTTGTGTCCCAGCTAAAAAATATTTAA
- a CDS encoding sialidase family protein, with translation MDVYRDRDTIHILLEEENATEPPKLLYLVTKDEGRSFSKPKPIPMEFPPVSGHRGNDPQIAASGNQLIAVWTGRGTGYAGRGKMGVALSLDGGRHWFPGGNPADDMDVNSAHGFMDLAYDSGGRCHIVWLDERNGAVGLRAAYSDDGGKNWSANRTIDPKTCTCCPNTLLSSGPWLFVLYRMDTPRDTALARSSDRGESWEQLGSVGDFHWEFQGCPHWGSGMTLLGSGKEINLFAAVQTGKLGSRGLYVFQSKNLGRSWSVSRLLSSRGRFIDLASCGHALCAAWEESLDKSAQILAAYSLDDGRSWTTPHRMSDKNIWATHPRVVATRDGFLILWTEKNDSSQLCWNIVRINIQ, from the coding sequence ATGGATGTTTATCGAGACCGGGACACTATTCATATCCTCCTAGAGGAGGAGAACGCTACTGAGCCCCCTAAGCTTTTATATCTAGTTACTAAAGATGAAGGGAGAAGCTTTTCCAAACCCAAACCTATTCCCATGGAGTTTCCCCCGGTTTCTGGGCACCGTGGCAATGATCCCCAGATTGCTGCCAGTGGCAACCAACTCATTGCAGTATGGACTGGACGAGGCACTGGCTATGCCGGACGCGGCAAAATGGGAGTCGCATTATCTCTTGATGGAGGTCGTCATTGGTTTCCAGGAGGAAATCCAGCGGATGATATGGATGTGAATAGTGCTCATGGTTTTATGGACCTTGCTTATGATTCAGGAGGGAGATGTCACATTGTGTGGCTAGATGAACGAAATGGGGCAGTAGGCCTTCGTGCCGCCTATTCAGATGATGGAGGAAAAAACTGGTCAGCGAATCGAACGATTGATCCAAAAACCTGTACTTGTTGTCCTAATACCCTCCTTTCGTCCGGTCCTTGGCTTTTTGTTCTTTATCGAATGGACACCCCTCGGGATACAGCCCTCGCTCGATCTTCGGATCGAGGGGAGAGCTGGGAGCAATTAGGTTCGGTTGGTGACTTTCATTGGGAATTCCAGGGTTGCCCCCATTGGGGATCGGGGATGACATTATTGGGTTCAGGTAAGGAAATAAATCTTTTTGCTGCGGTTCAGACTGGAAAACTGGGGAGTAGAGGGCTATATGTCTTTCAAAGTAAAAACCTAGGGCGGAGTTGGTCTGTTTCTCGATTGCTTAGTAGCCGAGGCCGTTTTATCGATCTGGCTTCCTGTGGACATGCACTTTGCGCAGCTTGGGAGGAATCATTAGACAAATCCGCTCAAATCCTTGCTGCCTATTCTTTAGATGACGGCAGGTCTTGGACTACGCCACATAGGATGTCAGATAAGAACATCTGGGCTACCCATCCCCGGGTCGTCGCTACAAGAGATGGTTTTTTAATCCTCTGGACGGAAAAGAATGATTCCAGTCAGCTGTGTTGGAATATAGTTCGAATAAATATACAGTAG